The genome window TCTTCTCGGCTTCGCAATAGCCGGAGTTTTCGCGGCCCAATTGCGACCGATGCGTAACCTATGTTCTCGACTCCTAGATGGCTTGCGTCTAAGTGACTTTCATCACTCGGTCCCTTCTTCGGCAACCGGTGAATGAGAGTTCTTCTGAGGCTCCCGCCCAAATCTGGAACTCATCATGCTGGCAAAAACCCCGCATCCGCTCGCGCCTTTGGTCGACAAGCTCGAATATGCCCATGTCTTGAGTGAGGAGGACCGAGCGGCAGTTTTGGCACTCCCTCACAGCCTGAAAGCGCTGGAGCCGCATTCCTACATCGTGCGCGAAGGCGACAAGCCGACGAGTTCCTGCCTGCTTCGAAACGGCTTCGCCTTCCGCCACAAGGTCGTTGGCGATGGCGGACGCCAGATCTGTTCCATCCACATGAAAGGTGACATGGTCGACTTGCAAAACTCGCTGCTCGGCTATGCCGATCACAGCGTGCAGGCGCTGACCCGGATCGAAGTGGCGTTCATTCCGCGCGAAGCCATCCGGCAGATTGCGTTCGATCGCCCGGCGGTCGGGATGGCGATGTGGTTCGACACTTTGGTCGACGGCTCGATTTTCCGCGAGTGGATCACCAATGTTGGGCGGCGTAAGGCGCGGCTCCGGCTGGCGCACCTGCTGTGCGAATTCTCGCTTCGGCTGGAAGCGGCGGGGCTGGGCAAGCGCGACGACTATACCTTGCCGATGACCCAGGAGCAGCTTGCCGATTGCACCGGCCTTACCTCTGTCCACGTCAACCGAACGCTTCGCGGGATGGATGCGGACGGGCTACTGACCCGGACCAACCGGAGCGTCACGGTCAGCGACTGGAAGAAGCTGGCGAAGGTCGGCGACTTCCGCTCCGCCTACCTCCACCTTCGCGAAGACCAGCTCGAGATAGTGCAGTAAGTTTGCGCGCTTCGCCGAAGCCGGGGTGAGACTA of Sphingomonas mesophila contains these proteins:
- a CDS encoding Crp/Fnr family transcriptional regulator, producing MLAKTPHPLAPLVDKLEYAHVLSEEDRAAVLALPHSLKALEPHSYIVREGDKPTSSCLLRNGFAFRHKVVGDGGRQICSIHMKGDMVDLQNSLLGYADHSVQALTRIEVAFIPREAIRQIAFDRPAVGMAMWFDTLVDGSIFREWITNVGRRKARLRLAHLLCEFSLRLEAAGLGKRDDYTLPMTQEQLADCTGLTSVHVNRTLRGMDADGLLTRTNRSVTVSDWKKLAKVGDFRSAYLHLREDQLEIVQ